A single genomic interval of Macadamia integrifolia cultivar HAES 741 chromosome 6, SCU_Mint_v3, whole genome shotgun sequence harbors:
- the LOC122082102 gene encoding putative disease resistance protein At3g14460 yields the protein MALQLDPLAFAATLGVPYLPGLVNCVKSLLGFSSIDETHRHRLSWIITTFEQILDDELEYEHFHNSSALAKIKHFKYAIYRAEDELDKIFIGRSEKSGQPTQSTYNQVFSDFSSSESMNLESLVIKNSVMSSISHANIENCPASWPRYKKLPAPLKKCFELLSIFPTDFQFEKEYLIHLWMAEDFIRDDTESQKLEEIGSIYLDKLVEKSLLLKPADDPHDFYKIDAELHKLAEFVSCGVCLTIKEGQSITDLASSHLNDSLRHFSLRCENYSQETAKLLAGCEGLRTFLLHIGGRSSNIKVKLFDNQLICFKTLRVLDLSCPSIIEVPDSIGCLKHLRYLDLSNSGIDSLPKMIRKLHSLQILKLYDCIKLRSLPCLEHLRSLKHLFLNKNHYLDSLPQGIGHLTFLETFSCPFVVGTNKGEDIGVLIKMNNLRGSLCISNLENVQKLEEAKKAALIDKKLLRQLNLKWSEEPTQQHRFEEVLEGLQPDSKLEKLKISGYGGQIFPDWVTSDSFENLKKVSLINCNGCKHLPSLWRLPKLESLTISKMDQIEQLNDDFFFHIGSGVVFPSLEMLEVKSMENLRSWVTNDIGQLSFPKLNQLTFKDCPMLEQINVLQLLNSIWCLKIKDCELLIRWMDQQPGWQKKKEEDDGSSIYQRI from the coding sequence ATGGCGCTGCAGCTTGATCCTTTAGCTTTCGCTGCAACTCTGGGCGTTCCCTACCTTCCTGGTCTAGTTAATTGTGTCAAATCTCTGCTTGGTTTCTCAAGCATTGATGAAACTCACCGGCATAGACTGTCGTGGATCATAACTACTTTTGAGCAGATACTTGATGATGAACTAGAATACGAACACTTTCATAATAGCTCTGCTTTGGCGAAGATCAAACATTTCAAATATGCAATCTATCGAGCAGAGGACGAGCtggacaaaattttcattggTCGCTCCGAGAAATCGGGTCAACCAACTCAAAGCACTTACAATCAGGTATTCAGCGATTTCTCCTCTTCTGAAAGCATGAATCTAGAGAGCTTAGTTATCAAGAATTCAGTTATGAGCTCCATATCCCATGCCAATATAGAAAATTGTCCAGCTTCATGGCCAAGATATAAAAAACTCCCTGCACCTTTGAAAAAATGTTTTGAGTTGTTATCCATATTCCCAACGGATTTTCAATTCGAGAAAGAATACTTAATCCACCTATGGATGGCTGAAGATTTCATTCGGGATGACACAGAGAGCCAAAAATTAGAAGAGATAGGGAGTATTTATCTTGATAAGTTGGTTGAAAAATCCCTCCTTCTAAAACCAGCAGACGATCCACACgatttttataaaatagatGCTGAGCTCCATAAGCTTGCGGAATTTGTTTCTTGTGGAGTATGTCTAACAATAAAGGAAGGTCAGTCCATAACAGATTTGGCATCGTCCCACTTAAATGATTCTCTCCGCCATTTTTCATTACGTTGCGAAAATTATTCGCAGGAGACAGCTAAACTTCTTGCTGGATGTGAAGGATTGCGAACATTTCTTCTGCACATTGGAGGTAGAAGCAGCAATATTAAAGTTAAACTTTTTGATAATCAACTTATCTGTTTCAAGACCTTACGTGTTTTGGATTTAAGCTGTCCTTCCATTATCGAGGTTCCAGATTCTATTGGTTGTTTGAAGCACCTTCGGTACCTTGACCTTTCCAATTCTGGAATTGATAGTTTGCCCAAAATGATCCGTAAACTTCACAGTTTACAGATATTGAAACTCTATGATTGTATTAAACTCAGGAGCTTACCCTGTTTGGAGCATCTTCGTAGCTTGAAACATttgtttttaaacaaaaatcattattTAGATTCATTGCCACAAGGAATTGGGCATTTAACTTTCCTTGAGACATTTTCTTGCCCATTTGTTGTGGGAACAAATAAGGGAGAAGATATTGGAGTGTTGATCAAGATGAATAACCTTCGAGGATCACTGTGTATTTCAAATCTTGAAAACGTCCAGAAGTTGGAAGAGGCTAAGAAAGCTGCACTAATTGATAAAAAGTTGCTTCGCCAATTGAATTTGAAGTGGAGTGAGGAACCTACTCAACAGCATAGATTTGAAGAGGTTCTTGAAGGCCTTCAACCAGATAGCAAGCTTGAAAAGTTGAAAATATCAGGTTATGGGGGTCAGATTTTCCCAGACTGGGTGACTAGTGACTCCTTTGAAAATCTTAAGAAGGTTTCCTTGATCAACTGCAATGGATGCAAACACCTTCCGTCTCTTTGGCGTCTCCCAAAgcttgaatcacttaccataaGTAAAATGGATCAAATAGAGCAGTTAAACGATGACTTCTTCTTCCACATTGGAAGTGGAGTTGTTTTTCCATCACTTGAGATGCTTGAAGTTAAAAGCATGGAAAATTTAAGAAGCTGGGTTACAAATGACATTGGCCAGCTTTCTTTTCCAAAGCTTAATCAACTTACCTTCAAGGATTGTCCCATGTTGGAGCAAATTAATGTCCTTCAACTGCTCAATTCCATCTGGTGTCTGAAAATTAAAGATTGTGAACTACTAATACGATGGATGGATCAACAGCCAGGTTGgcagaagaaaaaggaagaagacgaTGGAAGCTCTATCTACCAACGCATTTGA